Proteins encoded together in one Triticum dicoccoides isolate Atlit2015 ecotype Zavitan chromosome 7B, WEW_v2.0, whole genome shotgun sequence window:
- the LOC119342169 gene encoding putative DNA glycosylase At3g47830, producing MTRKPKRKLPASPSRRDSPLEPYHGHAAPSPAECLAVRDALLAFHGFPDEFAPFRLLRLGLSPEDEGDQPPPRPTVLDGLVTTLLSQNTTDAISRRAFASLKAAFPSWDQVVDEEGMGLEDAIRCGGLAATKAARIRAMLRGVREKRGAICLEYLRDLSVDEVKRELSQFKGIGPKTVACVLMFYLQKDDFPVDTHVLRITKAIGWVPPTATREKAYIHLNNKIPDDLKFDLNCLFVTHGKLCQSCTIKLGVQKPKDVNAVCPLASYCCIKEEIQE from the exons ATGACCCGGAAGCCCAAGCGGAAGCTGCCGGCCTCGCCGTCGAGGCGCGACTCTCCGCTGGAGCCCTACCATGGCCACGCTGCCCCCTCCCCCGCGGAATGCCTGGCCGTCCGCGACGCCCTCCTCGCCTTCCATGGCTTCCCCGACGAGTTCGCGCccttccgcctcctccgcctcggccTCTCGCCGGAGGACGAGGGCGACCAGCCGCCTCCGCGTCCGACCGTCCTCGACGGGCTCGTCACCACCCTCCTCTCGCAGAACACCACCGACGCCATCTCCCGCCGCGCATTCGCCTCCCTCAAGGCCGCCTTCCCCTCCTGGGACCAG GTGGTGGACGAGGAGGGGATGGGGCTGGAGGACGCCATCCGGTGCGGCGGCCTGGCGGCGACGAAGGCTGCGAGGATCCGGGCGATGCTGAGGGGCGTGAGGGAGAAGAGGGGCGCCATTTGCCTTGAGTACCTGCGGGATCTGTCCGTGGATGAGGTGAAGAGGGAGCTCTCACAGTTCAAGGGGATTGGACCGAAGACT GTGGCATGTGTCCTGATGTTCTATCTTCAAAAGGATGACTTTCCTGTAGATACTCAT GTACTCCGCATTACAAAGGCTATTGGTTGGGTTCCTCCAACAGCTACTAGGGAGAAGGCATACATTCATCTGAATAATAAGATTCCCGATGATCTGAAGTTTGACTTGAATTGTCTATTTGTTACTCATGGGAAGCTTTGTCAATCGTGTACAATAAAGTTAGGAGTCCAGAAACCCAAGGATGTCAACGCTGTTTGTCCCTTAGCAAGCTACTGTTGTATCAAAGAAGAAATTCAGGAATAG